The following proteins are co-located in the Calliphora vicina chromosome 2, idCalVici1.1, whole genome shotgun sequence genome:
- the beta3GalTII gene encoding beta-1,3-galactosyltransferase 6 has translation MRRMNNLMTLFTAMVAFFFGFFITKLLTTVDKCPTQKSGVHKLEPHPELFLMVLVLSAPRYEEKRNAIRETWTKLGKPLQLPYYPEEFVHLPYYGARGHLEVEGPPEQANRLHIFMDWMEEQNHRKVDNTKRNIKVKYFFAIGTQGLDPALRSQLEKEQKKNLDLLLLPRLTDSYANLTEKLLHSLDALTHHYEFSYLLKVDDDTYVKLDYLLNELVSYDRKLIRRSHEYGAQPLPNLYWGYFNGKANIKTKGQWSEPHYYLSYRYNTYALGGGYVISRKLCEYVANNSHSLSTYVSEDVSMGTWLAPFRNVYRRHDPRFDTAYMARKCKKYHLVLHKRNESLMKDLYNNKLCSFEVTNEQKLQRPPEYYYDWRKTADKCCDNLVI, from the coding sequence ATGAGACGAATGAATAACTTAATGACTTTGTTTACGGCAATGGTGGCGTTTTTCTTtggattttttataacaaaacttTTAACTACTGTGGACAAATGTCCCACACAAAAAAGTGGCGTTCATAAGTTAGAACCACATCCGGAATTATTTTTAATGGTACTTGTCTTAAGTGCTCCCCGTTACGAGGAAAAACGTAATGCTATACGTGAAACATGGACTAAATTGGGCAAACCATTACAGTTACCTTATTATCCCGAAGAATTTGTGCATTTGCCCTATTATGGAGCAAGAGGTCATCTGGAAGTTGAAGGTCCGCCAGAGCAAGCAAATCGTTTGCATATTTTTATGGATTGGATGGAAGAACAAAACCATAGAAAAGTGGACAATaccaaaagaaatataaaagtaaaatatttctttGCCATTGGTACGCAAGGTTTGGATCCTGCTTTACGATCTCAATTGGAAAAAGAGCAGAAGAAGAATTTGGATTTATTGTTACTGCCACGTTTAACAGATAGCTATGCTAATTTAACTGAAAAACTTCTACATTCCTTGGACGCGCTAACACATCATTATGAATTCAGTTATTTACTTAAAGTGGACGACGACACCTATGTGAAATTAGATTATTTGTTAAATGAGTTGGTGTCTTATGACCGTAAATTAATAAGAAGGAGTCATGAATATGGAGCGCAGCCTTTGCCGAATTTATATTGGGGCTACTTTAATGGCAAAGCTAATATAAAAACCAAGGGACAATGGAGCGAACCACACTATTATCTTTCGTATCGTTACAACACTTACGCTTTAGGTGGTGGTTATGTAATTTCCCGTAAACTATGTGAATATGTGGCCAATAATTCTCATAGTCTCTCAACTTATGTAAGCGAAGACGTTTCAATGGGTACTTGGTTGGCGCCATTTCGAAATGTTTATCGTCGTCACGATCCCCGCTTCGATACCGCCTATATGgctagaaaatgtaaaaaataccatttggTATTGCACAAACGCAACGAGTCTTTAATGAAGGATTTATACAATAATAAACTTTGCTCATTTGAAGTGACTAACGAGCAAAAGTTACAAAGGCCACCAGAATATTATTATGATTGGCGTAAGACTGCCGATAAGTGTTGCGATAATTTagtcatataa
- the lt gene encoding vacuolar protein sorting-associated protein 41 homolog, with product MAENETLCSETEDSTEEDIEPKFKYQRLAHDLKDILNKDVVTACAVHSKFLIFGTFLGGVYLLDHQGNTVNSQLSCDRKEFAHTVAVNEVDIDTKGEYVVTCSDDGKVNIIGLFSEEQNQTITFGHSIRSVVLDPDPKVSEGRRFIVGDDKLTLYEKNFLKKLKPNVLSNAEGHVISVCWNGSFVAWASCLGVRVYDLNEKCSLGLMKWEEPPNSRLENFRCNFRWANSNTLLIGWVDTIRICVIRKRNSVEATLRALPGFIVDPISTFQTTFYISGLAALTSNQLVVLGYPKEKDSERKALRPVLSVLEYKLNSSEEVCTDSLSLRGFKEYSVNDYILGCLPEENRYYLIAPKDIVVATLLDTEDRVQWLIEHKKFEEAMEITSLHGGNVLPVARTYINYLITKKDFDTAGKLCLRVLGNNKSLWEEEVFKFVKHNQLRSVSAYLPTSDDCKLDPHVYEMVLYEYLKLDVKGFLNLIKEWPSNLYDCSAVINAIHDNFRKQYANELLESLALLYTYQKDYENALRMYLKLENKDVFDLIRRYDLYSVIHKMIVPLIQLDQERAFQILLNKSKIPPEIVVQQLEQYQEYLYLYLDALDKVDSSGTFHWKLVGLYATYNRSKLLPFLRRSKHYHIQEALNICQSKSFHPEMVYLLGQMGNVTEALNIIIHKIVDIEMAIEFCKEHDDSDLWNLLIEESVKNPEILTILLDGIIGYVNPEGLVNKIKLGQKIPGLRRSLYKMLWDYRLQVEIQKGFNKIQLIDYFGTHSEVVRQQNRALSISYENNCGKCERSILSKETIPRNDVVAFKCGHVYHEACVPGRYVKEHCGICSVDTDDESD from the exons ATGGCCGAAAATGAGACACTATGTAGT gaGACAGAAGATAGCACAGAAGAAGACATCGAGCCAAAATTTAAATACCAACGTTTAGCTCATGATCTAAAAGACATACTCAATAAGGATGTGGTTACGGCCTGTGCTGTACATTCCAAG tttttaatttttggcacATTTTTGGGCGGTGTCTATCTCTTGGATCATCAAGGTAATACGGTGAATTCTCAGTTAAGTTGCGACCGAAAGGAATTTGCTCACACTGTAGCTGTAAATGAGGTAGACATTGACACCAAAGGTGAATACGTTGTGACATGTTCGGATGATGGCAAAGTCAATATTATTGGTTTGTTTAGTGAAGAGCAAAATCAAACTATTACCTTTGGTCATTCAATAAGATCGGTGGTATTGGATCCAGATCCTAAAGTTAGTGAAGGTCGAAGATTTATAGTGG gCGATGATAAACTTACactatatgaaaaaaattttcttaaaaaattaaaaccaaatgtACTTTCTAATGCCGAGGGTCATGTAATATCGGTGTGTTGGAATGGTTCATTTGTAGCCTGGGCCAGCTGTTTAGGTGTCAGAGTATATGATTTAAACGAAAAATGTTCATTGGGTCTAATGAAATGGGAGGAGCCGCCTAA TTCCCGTCTAGAAAATTTTCGCTGCAATTTTCGTTGGGCCAATTCAAATACTTTACTTATTGGCTGGGTTGATACGATACGAATTTGTGTAATACGTAAACGTAATTCTGTAGAGGCCACCTTAAGAGCATTGCCTGGTTTTATAGTTGATCCCA TATCTACATTTCAAACCACATTTTATATTAGTGGTCTGGCTGCTTTAACTTCCAATCAGTTAGTTGTCCTTGGTTATCCCAAGGAAAAGGATTCTGAACGCAAAGCTTTACGTCCAGTATTATCAGTGTTGGAATATAAATTGAATAGTAGTGAAGAAGTGTGTACCGACAGTTTATCTTTAAGAGG tTTTAAGGAATATTCAGTAAATGATTACATTTTGGGTTGTTTGCCAGAAGAGAATCGATATTATCTTATTGCACCAAAGGACATTGTTGTGGCAACTTTACTCGATACTGAGGATCGAGTCCAATGGTTAATAGAACACAA AAAATTCGAAGAAGCTATGGAAATAACATCTTTACATGGCGGTAATGTTTTGCCGGTAGCTCG aacttatataaattatttaataacgaAAAAAGATTTTGATACAGCGGGAAAATTGTGTCTTCGTGTATTGGGCAATAATAAATCGTTGTGGGAAGAGGAAgtctttaaatttgttaagcACAATCAATTAAGATCGGTTAGTGCTTACTTGCCCACATCCGATGATTGCAAGTTAGATCCTCATGTTTACGAAATGGTATTGTACGAATACTTGAAATTAGATGTTAAaggctttttaaatttaatcaaagaGTGGCCATCAAATTTATATGACTGTTCAGCGGTTATAAATGCAATACATGATAATTTCCGCAAACAATATGCCAATGAATTGCTGGAATCGTTAGCTTTACTCTACACCTACCAAAAGGACTATGAAAATGCATTGAGAATGTATTTGAAATTGGAAAACAAAGATGTTTTCGATTTAATTAGACGTTATGATCTTTATAGTGTGATACACAAAATGATTGTACCCCTAATACAGCTGGATCAGGAGCGTGCCTTTCAAATCCTATTGAACAAAAGTAAAATACCGCCAGAAATTGTTGTTCAGCAACTGGAGCAATATCaggaatatttatatttg tatttagatGCCTTAGATAAGGTGGATAGTAGTGGTACATTCCATTGGAAGTTAGTTGGTCTATATGCTACATATAATCGTTCAAAACTTTTGCCATTTCTCAGGCGCTCCAAACATTACCACATACAGGAAGCTTTGAATATTTGCCAAAGTAAATCATTTCATCCCGAAATGGTGTATTTACTGGGACAAATGGGTAATGTTACCGAAGCTTTGAATATCATAATACACAAG atAGTAGACATTGAAATGGCCATAGAGTTTTGTAAAGAACATGACGATTCGGATCTGTGGAATTTATTAATAGAAGAATCTGTAAAAAATCCCGAAATACTAACGATATTATTAGATGGCATTATAG GTTATGTAAATCCTGAAGGTTtggtgaataaaataaaattaggacaaaaaataCCAGGTTTAAGAAGatctttatataaaatgttatgGGATTATCGTTTACAG gtGGAAATTCAAAAAGGTTTCAACAAAATCCAATTAATTGATTATTTCGGCACACATTCGGAGGTGGTGCGTCAACAAAATCGTGCTTTAAGTATTAGCTATGAAAATAATTGTGGCAAATGCGAGCGCAGCATTTTATCTAAAGAAACTATACCGCGTAATGATGTGGTGGCTTTCAAGTGTGGCCATGTGTATCATGAAGCCTGTGTTCCTGGTCGTTATGTCAAGGAACATTGTGGTATTTGCTCAGTCGACACTGATGATGAATCTGACTAA